From one Amaranthus tricolor cultivar Red isolate AtriRed21 chromosome 17, ASM2621246v1, whole genome shotgun sequence genomic stretch:
- the LOC130804486 gene encoding uncharacterized protein LOC130804486 → MIHHTMTTSNLTHINLITTRKFHIINPSFSIDNPSKFSTSKIVNYPYFLISKTKSTPFRLISENVAHFPVICCLGNQIDHSQLPQDEKKQEKKSFWAAVSLIIGTAVGPGMLGLPSATIKSGPLPSTIAILLSWAYVTSSIILVAELSFATMEEDGVKEVSFTGIASKVFGIQFGTFVSIVYASLSFSLLVACVSGIGSIISQWFPTLNNITSHSLFPLILGCIIWFLPFQAIDSTNRFLCCVMLISIITLVGIGVSIARSNLLVSMSNSCWDFLTILPAIPVTVLTLGFHVITPFICKIAGDTIHDARKAILVGGTVPLLMVLSWNFIVLGLAGSGKAQSSYFLEDPIKLLLSVKSSALLAVQGFAFTALATSFIGYAVSFPKQLIDTLELIFGSSNRGKESIREPKSGDVDNDSSLSRMRFSSFEGLISVAVLVIPVLVASFYPSTFSRALDFAGVYANCFLFGILPPAMTYIYKSRRKLRSSLPGGDLVLFLLFSIAVILSIWH, encoded by the exons ATGATTCATCATACAATGACGACTTCTAATCTAACCCACATCAATTTGATCACCACGAGAAAATTCCACATTATAAACCCATCATTCTCCATTGATAATCCTTCCAAATTTTCTACCTCCAAAATCGTAAACTACCCATATTTCCTCATTTCCAAAACAAAATCGACCCCATTCAGACTCATTTCAGAAAATGTAGCACATTTTCCTGTAATTTGTTGTCTGGGAAATCAAATTGATCATTCCCAACTTCCTCAAGATgagaaaaaacaagaaaaaaagagCTTTTGGGCAGCTGTTAGTCTTATAATAGGAACAGCCGTGGGTCCAGGAATGTTGGGTTTACCATCAGCAACCATAAAATCAGGGCCATTACCATCCACCATTGCCATTTTACTTTCATGGGCTTATGTTACTTCCTCCATAATTTTAGTTGCAGAGCTTAGTTTTGCTACAATGGAGGAAGATGGGGTCAAAGAAGTTAGCTTCACAGGGATAGCTTCCAAAGTCTTTGGTATCCAATTTGGTACATTTGTCTCGATAGTCTATGCTAGCCTCAGTTTTTCTCTTCTTGTTGCTTGTGTTTCTGGTATTGGCTCTATCATTTCTCAATGGTTTCCTACCTTAAATAATATCACATCTCATAGTTTATTTCCTTTAATTCTTGGATGTATCATTTGGTTTCTACCATTTCAAGCAATCGATTCGACGAATCGATTTCTATGTTGTGTGATGCTTATTTCAATCATAACTTTGGTGGGTATTGGTGTTTCAATTGCTAGATCTAATCTTTTAGTTTCTATGTCCAATTCATGTTGGGATTTTTTGACTATACTTCCTGCAATTCCTGTTACAGTTCTTACATTAGGGTTTCATGTTATTACCCCTTTTATCTGTAAAATTGCTGGTGATACAATCCATGATGCTCGAAAGGCGATTCTCGTTGGTGGAACTGTTCCTTTGCTTATGGTTTTATCATGGAATTTTATTGTGTTAGGACTTGCTGGATCTGGGAAagctcaatcatcttatttccTAGAAGATCCTATCAAATTACTGCTGTCTGTCAAGTCTTCTGCTTTGCTTGCTGTCCAGGGATTTGCATTTACTGCTTTGGCTACTAGTTTTATTGGTTATGCTGTTAGTTTTCCTAAACAATTGATTGACACATTGGAGTTGATTTTTGGGTCTAGTAATCGGGGAAAAGAATCAATTAGGGAACCTAAAAGTGGAGACGTAGATAACGATTCAAGCTTGAGTAGAATGAGGTTTAGTAGTTTTGAGGGATTGATATCTGTTGCTGTGCTTGTTATTCCAGTTCTTGTTGCTTCCTTTTACCCATCAACATTTTCAAGGGCTCTAGATTTTGCTGGGGTTTATGCAAATTGTTTTCTATTTGGTATTCTTCCTCCAGCAATGACATATATTTATAAATCCAGGAGAAAACTCAG GTCTTCTTTGCCCGGAGGAGATTTAGTGCTTTTCCTACTCTTCAGCATTGCCGTCATACTGAGCATCTGGCATTAG
- the LOC130804488 gene encoding heterogeneous nuclear ribonucleoprotein Q-like, whose amino-acid sequence MPPKRRSRRPRKSLPEKPTQNSENENSVTEAPQNDTILSETLIAEETESQNHTLPPEPQPENVSITQNFSGLSETLVNGEGMVDDGGADFTKGLSLESGEKEFTMVSCSNNMCVDEKVGKTKKIVKKTVKVVKKVVKKVPKKAVKPEIASTTDAPDTVDGSKSTIPVEVNAEESELAGANAQLQEENHEAEVHEKTGCSEGTQGGNVETRISEMMEVNDNNEGNGNNVGNVEIRDKEGLELGVGDEGKEKEKEGEEDVSGRDEEVGEGKLFRGELEAMERRKRRKTEVFVGGLDKDTQEEDIRNIFAEAGEIVDLRLVTSSRTGNKFAFLRYASADDAKKALEKFAKVEICGKECGATPVEGNDTIFLGNIDRKWKDEDVLKLLNTIGIDKIDMVTVMIDPNRGCNRGFAFVEFETIKDAQVAYSKLQKKDVFGKNHSLNVAWAEPLKELDEEEMMKVKTVYAEFIPSSWDEEKVRDTFKQFGEIDEIVLARNLRTSKRKDFAFIRYKTREAAIKCIDSFSLELKWEDGTKVKVKVSLAKPVSKRKDKPVAKEVLQANPKTSHSNFRLSEPRNWTRPSAPRYAVQVPQMPSTNVELVQLLREQASWRPPHSSLSISPMDIHYDHLTGRKRQFSLLETDVLSAEFNRYPRSRLDASHSIASSSHNTMHPSGLANPLTYQRHSGYPSGKLTLKISAF is encoded by the exons ATGCCTCCAAAGAGACGTTCCCGTCGCCCCCGGAAATCATTGCCGGAAAAACCTACACAAAACTCCGAGAATGAGAACTCAGTCACTGAAGCTCCACAAAATGACACCATTTTATCTGAAACCCTAATCGCCGAAGAAACCGAATCTCAGAACCACACTCTCCCACCAGAGCCGCAACCCGAAAACGTCTCCATCACTCAAAACTTCTCCGGTTTATCGGAAACCCTAGTAAACGGAGAGGGCATGGTTGATGATGGCGGCGCTGATTTTACGAAGGGTTTATCGCTTGAAAGTGGTGAAAAGGAGTTTACTATGGTTAGTTGTAGTAATAACATGTGTGTTGATGAAAAAGTTGGAAAGACGAAGAAGATTGTAAAGAAGACAGTCAAAGTGGTGAAGAAGGTCGTTAAGAAGGTTCCTAAAAAGGCTGTTAAGCCTGAAATTGCGTCTACAACTGATGCACCTGATACGGTTGATGGCTCAAAGTCTACAATTCCTGTTGAGGTTAATGCAGAGGAATCCGAGCTTGCTGGTGCTAATGCTCAATTACAAGAGGAAAATCACGAGGCAGAGGTTCATGAGAAAACGGGTTGTTCAGAAGGAACACAAGGCGGGAATGTAGAAACTAGAATAAGTGAAATGATGGAAGTTAATGACAACAATGAGGGTAATGGGAACAATGTGGGTAATGTAGAGATTAGAGATAAAGAAGGGTTGGAATTGGGGGTTGGTGAtgaagggaaggaaaaggagaagGAAGGAGAAGAAGATGTCAGTGGCCGAGACGAGGAGGTGGGAGAAGGGAAGCTGTTTAGAGGGGAATTAGAGGCCATGGAGCGTAGGAAGAGAAGGAAAACCGAGGTTTTTGTTGGTGGATTAGATAAAGATACACAGGAGGAAGATATAAGAAACATTTTTGCTGAAGCTGGTGAGATTGTGGACTTAAGGCTGGTCACAAGTAGCAGGACTGGGAATAAATTTGCTTTCCTACGTTATGCTTCTGCAGATGATGCGAAAAAGGCGTTGGAAAAGTTTGCGAAAGTTGAG ATTTGTGGCAAGGAATGTGGTGCAACTCCGGTTGAGGGCAATGATACTATTTTTCTTGGCAACATAGATAGAAAATGGAAGGATGAGGAC GTTCTCAAATTGTTGAACACTATTGGAATTGACAAGATAGATATGGTCACAGTAATGATTGATCCGAATAGAGGATGCAATCGTGGGTTTGCATTTGTCGAATTTGAAACCATCAAGGATGCTCAGGTTGCTTATTCAAAACTTCAAAAGAAAGATGTTTTTGGGAAGAATCATAGCTTAAACGTTGCTTGGGCTGAGCCCTTGAAGGAgcttgatgaagaagaaatgatgaag GTCAAAACAGTTTATGCCGAGTTCATACCCTCATCTTGGGATGAAGAGAAAGTGAGAGATACTTTTAAGCAGTTTGGCGAGATTGACGAAATTGTGCTTGCCCGGAATCTGCGAACATCCAAGAGAAAGGACTTTGCATTTATCCGCTATAAAACCCGAGAAGCTGCTATCAAATGCATTGACTCATTTAGTCTCGAGTTAAAATGGGAAGATGGAACCAAG GTTAAGGTGAAGGTCTCCCTTGCTAAACCAGTTTCGAAGAGAAAAGATAAACCTGTTGCCAAGGAGGTCCTCCAAGCAAACCCCAAAACTAGCCATA GTAATTTTAGGCTGAGTGAACCAAGGAATTGGACAAGACCAAGTGCACCTCGTTATGCCGTTCAAGTTCCACAGATGCCTTCTACAAATGTGGAATTAGTACAATTATTGAGGGAGCAAGCTTCATGGAGGCCACCACATTCAAGCCTAAGCATCA GTCCAATGGATATTCACTACGATCATTTGACTGGGAGGAAACGCCAGTTTTCTTTGTTa GAAACAGATGTCCTGTCTGCAGAATTTAACAGATATCCTCGCTCCCGTTTGGATGCTTCTCATTCAATTGCAAGCTCTAG TCACAACACAATGCATCCTAGTGGTCTTGCAAACCCTTTGACTTATCAGCGGCATAGTGGATACCCTTCTGGCAAGTTGACTTTGAAAATTTCAGCTTTTTGA